Genomic segment of Panicum virgatum strain AP13 chromosome 9N, P.virgatum_v5, whole genome shotgun sequence:
GCCACGTCGTAGTATCTgcggagatggagatggagatgcagATGGAGAACGAGATCGCCCTCTAGTGTATATCGCCAACCTTGTACGACTTGTAAGACGAAGAAGTTAAGTCGGCCATCTTGGAATTGTTGATGATTGGTGAACAATGTCAACATAGGAACTTTTCAGAAGTACTATCTGGTTGTCAAAGGGTCCATTCAGTATTATACGAATTTACTGATCCTTGTTCATGCGGAAAGAAGTTAAATTGTACCGCTATATGACTTAAATCTGCACCAAATCGATGGAACGTCACCGAGGAATCATATAGCAAAATAAAACACTGTATGCGCATGCTGACACATTTGATGGAAGAAGCATCAACAagcgaagctgaggaagcctGAAGAACACAGACACGAAAGAGTACTCGATCGAGATGATGCGGCAACGCCATGCTCCTGACAGACAGATGCAACCTAGTCCATTACCCACATGACTGACGGACGACATGCTAATGCAGCAAGCAAGGAAACGGGACTCGAACGCATCATCATCGTGTCTCACGGGTGCGAGTACACCGGCGCGAACCAGAAGCAGGGCGGCCTGTAGCCGTCCGCGGTCGGGAGGGCCTCCACGACCTCGATCCGCTTGTGCTTGCCCGCGAGGCTGTACGCCCACACCCGCGTCTCCCCCTCGAGGTCCACGGCGAAGTACACCGTGTTGCGCCGCAGCGCGGGGCACTCCGCGGTGGACGCGGCCACGGCGCCCGCCGCGTCCACGAGCACCGCCGCGTCGCCGATGTCCTCCGTCTCCTCCCACGTCTCGCCGCACTCGTCCAGCACGCGCACCACGAACCcctccccgcccgccgccgccacggggcGGAGCAGCTCCACCTGCATCAGCTCGCCGCGGGGGCACTCCACCAGGAAGCTGCGCTCCACGTACGCGCTCGGGCGCCGCGTCACGGAGGGGATGATCTCGGGGGACGCCGACCCCAGCCAGTGGAGCTCCGGGAACACGTACATCATCCCGTACCGCGTGTTGGCGTAGAGCTGGCCCCGGTGGACCACCACGTCGACCACGGCGGGGATGCTGGTCGGCGCCACGGCCTTCCACGCGCGATCGCCAGGACGCGCCGTGGCCCACTGGTTGCGGTGCTGCAGCTGCCGGTAGATGGCGACCACCATGACCCCGCCGCCCGGGGTGGGCACCGGGACGGCCTTCTGGATCAGGGCGTCCACgggggcgacgccgccgccgcggtggtggACCTGGAGGCCCTCCACGCGGGCGACGAGCGGGAGCGTGGCGACAAGCGGGAGCGGCCTGCGCTCGCCGGTTACGGGGTCGAGCAGGTGCATCTCGCCGAGGTCGTCTGCGGCCACGATGGCGCCGCGCGCGGAGCCGAGTCGCACAAACCGGCGCGAGGCCACGCGGCCGAGGCGCGTGGGGAGAGCGGCCACGGGGACCTCGCGGTCGCGGCACACGAGCAGGCGGCCGTGGTCGTCTTCCGCATCCCCGGCGACATCCGTGGGGAGCAGAAGCCAGGGGCGGTCGGGCCGCGgctggccgcggcgggcggtgaaggcggcggcggcggcgcgccaggATGCGCAGACGGCGCGGAAGCGGAGGAGGTCGAAGGACGGGAGGCGCACGACGACGAGGTCGAGCAGGTCC
This window contains:
- the LOC120691179 gene encoding F-box protein SKIP23-like isoform X1, whose amino-acid sequence is MADWAGLHGDLLDLVVVRLPSFDLLRFRAVCASWRAAAAAFTARRGQPRPDRPWLLLPTDVAGDAEDDHGRLLVCRDREVPVAALPTRLGRVASRRFVRLGSARGAIVAADDLGEMHLLDPVTGERRPLPLVATLPLVARVEGLQVHHRGGGVAPVDALIQKAVPVPTPGGGVMVVAIYRQLQHRNQWATARPGDRAWKAVAPTSIPAVVDVVVHRGQLYANTRYGMMYVFPELHWLGSASPEIIPSVTRRPSAYVERSFLVECPRGELMQVELLRPVAAAGGEGFVVRVLDECGETWEETEDIGDAAVLVDAAGAVAASTAECPALRRNTVYFAVDLEGETRVWAYSLAGKHKRIEVVEALPTADGYRPPCFWFAPVYSHP